From Bacteroidales bacterium, the proteins below share one genomic window:
- a CDS encoding TonB-dependent receptor, whose protein sequence is MKSAFCIISLIIISLSGYNQNCFKGKVVDANSKKPLAGVTVKVVSETIGAITGLNGEFLLCEIKQETIDLLFSHIGYKPVYKLHVRAIDFVEVNLMESPIALDPIVVTATLTPQSTWEVPALVSVIDSVKVRSQSALNTDDYLRTIPGLYIDRSNGVFSKNAAVTMRGLDGSNRVLILYDGAPLNKTSYGFINWSLISPDMVDQIEVVHGPSSALFGNNAMAGVINIRTKEPLNSPFYGSITGEAGGFGLYGTRAMMGGKIPVLKKGISIMTNGFYRKGYGYIVDPPEVRDSTSAKSYINEKGLVVKAIVSLSDSSTFYIGGNLYEDKRGAGRAVYMSDGSFDAYTTKRLRFGYNGRIEKFKLEIYGYAQRENYYRQNEAVNTSGDYKLFHTFQVSGDLGLWANALRRLGVKNELIGGVDLKHGWMDAEDIYRTSTDDVLRKGKVTFAAMFLQDEQTFFDSKLKVLGGLRFDVATFFDGLLKVSDPTKNTGFGRDTLANFPKSSWNSLNPKLGIRYLPNKWLSIYGSVASGFMPAKLDDLCSTRKITKGFKLANPNLKPENLLTYELGGGLRFNSILRLDAALYLSKGYDFQYFVSTGDSIDTGGDGLKPIVKRENITSVRIMGGEISVSLNPFKWLIVRGNYSQNHSEIIAFKANPLVNIDLKRKSLAEVPLNQASGELIMQSRFVNAGLVWIYIGSQWGDEVNSYKIDPWNTFNLRLWKDFRSIKFTLDIQDLLDNPYTDKKGLISPGRFFQFSATYSFK, encoded by the coding sequence ATGAAATCTGCATTTTGCATTATCAGCCTAATAATAATTTCTTTATCTGGTTACAATCAAAATTGTTTCAAGGGGAAAGTTGTGGATGCTAATTCCAAGAAACCGCTTGCAGGTGTTACTGTTAAGGTAGTGAGTGAAACAATTGGGGCTATTACTGGTTTAAATGGAGAATTCTTACTTTGTGAAATTAAGCAGGAAACAATTGATCTTTTATTTAGCCATATAGGTTACAAGCCAGTTTATAAGTTACATGTAAGGGCAATTGATTTTGTGGAGGTAAATTTAATGGAATCGCCAATTGCGTTAGATCCGATTGTTGTAACTGCAACCCTTACCCCGCAGTCAACATGGGAGGTGCCAGCACTAGTCAGTGTAATTGATAGTGTTAAGGTACGATCTCAGTCCGCATTAAATACAGATGATTACTTAAGAACAATCCCCGGATTGTATATCGATAGATCTAATGGGGTTTTCTCAAAAAATGCAGCGGTTACAATGCGTGGATTGGATGGCTCGAACCGAGTTTTGATACTGTACGATGGCGCTCCGCTGAATAAAACATCTTACGGGTTTATCAACTGGAGTTTGATTTCGCCTGATATGGTTGACCAAATAGAGGTTGTACATGGCCCTTCATCGGCATTATTCGGGAATAATGCCATGGCAGGTGTAATAAACATCAGAACGAAAGAACCGCTTAATTCTCCTTTTTACGGCTCAATTACTGGTGAGGCTGGTGGTTTTGGTTTGTATGGTACAAGGGCAATGATGGGAGGAAAGATTCCTGTTTTGAAAAAGGGCATTAGCATAATGACAAATGGGTTTTACAGAAAGGGCTATGGTTATATTGTTGATCCTCCCGAAGTTAGAGATTCTACAAGTGCTAAATCTTATATCAATGAGAAAGGTTTAGTCGTTAAAGCAATTGTTTCTTTATCCGATAGTTCAACCTTTTATATTGGAGGTAATCTTTACGAGGATAAAAGAGGAGCGGGGAGAGCGGTTTACATGAGCGATGGTAGCTTTGATGCTTATACTACTAAGCGTTTAAGATTCGGCTATAATGGAAGAATTGAGAAGTTTAAACTTGAGATTTATGGTTATGCTCAGCGGGAGAATTACTATCGGCAGAACGAGGCAGTAAACACATCCGGTGATTACAAACTATTCCATACTTTTCAGGTTTCAGGAGATTTAGGGCTATGGGCAAATGCATTACGAAGGTTAGGCGTAAAAAACGAACTAATCGGAGGTGTTGACCTTAAACATGGCTGGATGGATGCCGAGGATATTTACAGAACATCTACTGATGATGTACTACGCAAAGGAAAGGTAACATTTGCTGCTATGTTTCTTCAGGATGAACAAACTTTCTTTGATTCAAAGTTAAAGGTGTTGGGCGGACTCAGATTCGATGTTGCAACCTTTTTTGATGGATTGCTAAAAGTTTCTGATCCTACAAAGAATACGGGTTTTGGTAGAGATACTCTGGCGAATTTTCCTAAAAGTTCATGGAATTCATTAAATCCAAAACTTGGTATCAGGTATTTGCCAAATAAGTGGCTAAGCATTTATGGTTCGGTAGCTTCAGGGTTTATGCCTGCTAAATTGGACGACCTTTGTTCAACAAGAAAGATTACAAAAGGATTTAAGTTGGCAAATCCAAACCTAAAACCAGAGAATCTCTTAACCTATGAATTGGGTGGTGGTCTGAGATTTAACTCAATTTTAAGGCTGGATGCTGCATTATATTTATCGAAGGGATATGATTTTCAGTATTTTGTTTCAACAGGCGATTCAATAGATACTGGTGGCGATGGCCTTAAGCCGATTGTTAAGCGTGAGAATATCACCTCGGTTAGAATTATGGGAGGAGAAATATCAGTAAGTCTCAATCCTTTTAAATGGTTAATAGTAAGGGGGAATTATTCCCAGAATCATTCTGAAATTATTGCATTTAAAGCAAATCCGCTGGTTAATATCGATTTAAAAAGGAAATCACTTGCCGAAGTTCCACTCAATCAAGCATCTGGCGAACTAATTATGCAGAGTAGATTTGTTAATGCTGGACTTGTTTGGATCTACATTGGCTCTCAGTGGGGCGATGAGGTTAATAGTTATAAGATTGATCCTTGGAATACATTCAACTTAAGACTTTGGAAAGATTTCAGATCTATTAAATTTACCCTTGATATACAGGACTTACTGGATAATCCTTATACCGATAAAAAGGGGTTAATATCACCCGGAAGATTCTTTCAGTTTTCAGCAACATATAGTTTTAAATAA
- a CDS encoding ABC transporter ATP-binding protein, producing MLKVEGLSKKFKEFAICDITFEVNKGDYFMLLGPSGAGKSMILEIIAGIVKPDNGQIWINGIDVTKASIGRRSVGLVFQDLAVFPNMSVSQNIGYPLRRKGIKKVDEQIKVFEIADKLSISNLLDRNPASLSGGELQRVALARTLALEPTVLLLDEPLSSVDVQLRSGLMALLRNLNREGQTILHVTHDYDEAISLGSHVAVVNSGGIVQKGTPVDVFRNPASEFVANFSGIKNFFQGSISDTTEHGLKGFSINGLKVWLYTDEVEPNGFVCFPENAISVSIEKPENSALNTFQGIIVDIFPQKHGFEVWLDIGIRVAALVTWESVEKLGLKTDKKVWISVKANSVRFIPKV from the coding sequence ATGCTTAAGGTTGAAGGTTTATCCAAAAAATTTAAAGAATTCGCAATATGCGATATAACCTTTGAGGTGAACAAAGGTGATTATTTTATGCTACTTGGCCCATCGGGTGCTGGAAAATCAATGATTCTTGAAATAATTGCGGGTATTGTTAAACCTGATAATGGGCAAATTTGGATTAATGGTATTGATGTAACCAAAGCCAGCATTGGAAGGAGAAGCGTAGGTCTTGTTTTTCAGGATTTGGCAGTATTTCCTAATATGTCGGTATCGCAGAATATTGGATATCCACTTCGCCGTAAAGGAATTAAAAAGGTAGACGAACAAATAAAGGTTTTTGAAATTGCAGATAAACTTTCAATCTCAAATCTTCTCGATAGAAACCCTGCATCGCTCTCAGGCGGAGAATTACAAAGGGTGGCATTGGCACGTACACTTGCACTAGAACCAACGGTTTTACTACTCGATGAACCCTTATCATCAGTTGATGTACAGCTAAGATCTGGGCTAATGGCTTTGCTTCGCAACTTAAACCGTGAAGGGCAAACGATACTTCATGTTACTCACGATTACGATGAAGCTATTTCACTTGGAAGTCATGTAGCCGTTGTAAACAGTGGAGGAATCGTTCAAAAAGGCACACCTGTTGATGTTTTTCGGAATCCTGCATCGGAGTTTGTAGCAAATTTTAGTGGTATAAAGAATTTCTTTCAAGGCTCAATATCTGATACAACGGAACATGGGTTAAAAGGATTTTCCATAAATGGCCTTAAAGTGTGGCTATATACTGATGAGGTTGAACCCAATGGCTTTGTCTGTTTCCCCGAAAATGCGATTAGCGTTTCAATCGAAAAGCCTGAAAATAGTGCTTTGAACACTTTTCAGGGTATAATTGTAGATATCTTTCCACAAAAACATGGGTTTGAAGTTTGGCTTGATATTGGAATTCGTGTTGCGGCTTTAGTAACTTGGGAATCCGTTGAAAAACTTGGACTAAAGACCGATAAGAAAGTGTGGATATCGGTTAAGGCAAATTCGGTAAGATTTATCCCAAAAGTTTAA
- a CDS encoding GIY-YIG nuclease family protein: MTNSRDTVLYLGVTNDIKRRVIEHRTKQNEGFTKKYNCEKLVWFEKYEDIRLAIEQEKRMKKWKREYKDNIINSFNPEWKDLFEFL; the protein is encoded by the coding sequence ATGACGAACAGCAGAGACACAGTTTTGTATTTAGGTGTAACAAATGATATTAAAAGAAGAGTAATTGAACATAGAACCAAACAAAATGAAGGATTTACCAAAAAGTATAATTGCGAAAAATTAGTTTGGTTTGAAAAATATGAAGATATTCGATTGGCAATAGAGCAGGAGAAAAGGATGAAGAAATGGAAGAGGGAATACAAGGACAATATAATCAACAGTTTTAATCCAGAATGGAAAGATCTTTTTGAATTTTTATAA
- a CDS encoding ABC transporter permease, which produces MPSKLSNSIRDFNQSFSWFRLIASLLGGVLLLFIISPILGMVFATPLESLIKTAGEDEVQQSIWLTIWVAMAATLIFAILSIPLAYLLARFEFPLKRLVLGIIDLPVVIPHSAAGIALLGFMARDSFLGKTSSSLGFSFVGTSGGIALAMAFVSVPFLINYAREGFAAVPERLEKAALNLGATPTRVFFTISLPLAWKSIVSGLIMMFARGMSEFGAVIVVAYHPMITPVLIFERFGSFGLKYARPVAVLFIGVCLLVFVLVRLIARKEHRDA; this is translated from the coding sequence ATGCCATCTAAACTTAGCAATAGCATAAGAGATTTTAACCAGAGTTTTTCTTGGTTCAGGCTTATTGCCTCGTTGTTAGGTGGTGTACTACTTCTATTCATCATCTCCCCTATACTAGGAATGGTATTTGCAACCCCATTGGAAAGTCTAATCAAAACAGCAGGTGAGGACGAGGTTCAACAGAGCATCTGGCTTACTATTTGGGTTGCTATGGCTGCCACTTTAATTTTTGCAATACTTTCCATTCCGCTTGCCTATTTGCTGGCACGTTTCGAATTTCCTCTAAAACGATTGGTTCTAGGAATCATAGATCTACCAGTAGTTATTCCTCATTCCGCTGCGGGTATAGCTTTACTTGGGTTTATGGCAAGGGATAGCTTTTTAGGTAAAACTTCTTCCTCGTTGGGATTTAGTTTTGTAGGAACTTCAGGAGGAATTGCGCTTGCAATGGCATTTGTAAGTGTTCCATTCCTAATAAACTATGCAAGGGAGGGGTTTGCTGCAGTTCCTGAACGTTTGGAGAAGGCGGCGTTAAACCTTGGAGCAACGCCTACAAGGGTCTTTTTTACTATATCGCTTCCTCTTGCATGGAAAAGCATTGTGTCGGGACTTATTATGATGTTTGCTCGTGGAATGAGCGAGTTTGGTGCAGTAATAGTGGTTGCTTATCATCCTATGATAACACCTGTTCTGATTTTTGAACGATTTGGATCATTCGGACTTAAATATGCACGACCAGTTGCCGTTCTATTTATTGGGGTTTGCTTGCTGGTATTTGTTTTGGTGCGATTAATAGCCAGAAAGGAGCACCGCGATGCTTAA
- a CDS encoding LysR family transcriptional regulator — protein sequence MAGPKGSKYYDIFLDFSIFLKHKEDGHPILTEEHFELLLNIGELGSLVASAEKMKISYRKAWELVRQSEKTLGFQLIEKHRGGRDGGNSVLTEEGKNLIEAYKELRFEFDSSVKRIVKDFFHKINE from the coding sequence ATGGCAGGTCCAAAAGGGTCAAAGTATTACGATATCTTTCTAGATTTCTCTATCTTCCTCAAACATAAGGAGGATGGTCATCCTATTTTAACGGAAGAGCACTTTGAACTTCTTTTAAATATTGGAGAGTTAGGCTCTTTAGTTGCTTCGGCGGAGAAAATGAAAATTAGTTACCGTAAGGCTTGGGAGTTGGTTCGACAATCGGAGAAGACCCTAGGATTTCAACTAATTGAGAAGCACCGTGGTGGTAGGGACGGTGGAAATTCTGTATTAACTGAAGAAGGGAAGAATTTAATTGAGGCTTACAAGGAATTGCGTTTTGAGTTTGACTCATCGGTAAAGAGGATAGTTAAGGATTTTTTTCACAAGATAAATGAGTAA
- the wtpA gene encoding tungstate ABC transporter substrate-binding protein WtpA — MKIILLASIALFSCGRKAEKVNPFTGELTIFHAGSLSMPMKAAVDSFKRLYPAVTFKLESAGSVECARKITELGKQCDLLASADYKVIDKLLIPQYASWNIPFAGNEMAIVYQEKSRHSQEISKDNWFEILAKDDVAFGRSDPNSDPCGYRTVMTIKLAEKYYLNTTISKTLLSKDTKHIRPKEVDLLALLESNTIDYIFLYKSVAIQHGLKYLTLPQEINLSNLTMDSLYKTVSVEVNGKTPNSKLTMFGEPMVYGLTIPKNSPNPKLAIEFVKYFLEQNGGQAIIKEMGQTPIVPSSTLSYDSIPKPLKGFALKKIN, encoded by the coding sequence ATTAAAATTATACTACTAGCCTCAATTGCATTATTTTCATGCGGTAGAAAGGCTGAAAAGGTTAACCCTTTTACGGGAGAACTTACAATTTTTCATGCGGGAAGTCTATCAATGCCGATGAAAGCAGCAGTTGATAGTTTTAAACGATTGTACCCAGCAGTAACATTCAAACTAGAATCGGCAGGCAGCGTTGAGTGCGCCCGCAAGATTACAGAATTGGGTAAGCAATGCGATTTATTGGCATCAGCCGATTATAAAGTGATTGATAAGCTACTTATCCCTCAGTATGCATCATGGAATATCCCATTTGCTGGTAACGAGATGGCGATTGTTTATCAAGAAAAATCAAGGCATTCACAGGAAATTAGTAAGGATAACTGGTTTGAGATTTTAGCAAAAGATGACGTTGCCTTTGGTAGAAGCGATCCAAATTCTGACCCTTGCGGGTATCGAACTGTTATGACGATTAAACTTGCAGAAAAGTATTACCTGAATACAACGATTTCAAAGACTCTCCTTAGTAAAGATACCAAGCATATTCGCCCTAAAGAGGTTGATCTCCTTGCGTTACTTGAAAGCAATACGATTGACTATATCTTCCTATACAAATCAGTTGCAATTCAGCATGGACTGAAATATCTTACGCTACCTCAAGAGATAAATCTTTCGAATCTTACAATGGATTCACTCTACAAAACCGTTTCGGTTGAGGTAAATGGAAAAACACCCAACTCAAAACTAACCATGTTCGGAGAACCAATGGTTTACGGGCTTACAATACCTAAGAATTCTCCAAATCCAAAATTGGCGATTGAATTCGTAAAGTATTTCTTAGAGCAGAACGGGGGTCAGGCAATAATTAAAGAGATGGGGCAAACTCCGATTGTGCCTTCATCAACTTTGTCGTATGACAGTATTCCTAAACCGTTGAAAGGTTTTGCGTTGAAGAAAATAAACTAG